The following is a genomic window from Desulfurococcaceae archaeon.
CCTCGGCAGTGTAGCTTTTGGCCCTGTCAACAAGGTCATCTACCAGCTGCACAAGGCCGTTCTTGCCTCGCCTTTCGAGAAGTGACCGTGCCTTGGCTTTAACGTACTCGACAACCTTAGGGTCTTCCGGTGACGGCTTCATGCCCCCAATTACCGCGCCGGGCGCCATGTATATTTCTCTGCAGGATAGCGCTATGAGCGCTGCCGCGGAGATTGCCTGGTTGCCTGGCGGTATCCAGGCCACGCAGTGGGAACCCGACCTCTCGATCGTGGAAATGATCCTATCCGCCGCCGCCAGGTAACCACCGTAGCTGTTTATCTCAATAATGTATACCTTGCCAGGAAAGTCGTTAACGGCCCTTTCTATGAGCGATACTGCCCCACCGTCAACAGCCATGTCAAGCCTAATTAAAACGGCCTCCTTCCCGCTAGCGGTGGAAACTACTTGGGTAAGAATGGCAGTGACTGTCAGGACACATATCAACATTAACGGTACAAGACGCGCCAAGGGCACCAACCACCATCTGCCTATGTTAACTAGGATTGAATGCTTATTAAGTGTTTACCAGTTCACTATATAACTTGAGGTGCTATCAATGCCCTTCGCTGAGCTAATAGTGGCTTTAATATTTGCGATAATAGTTCTCGCTATAATACTAAGCCATATAAAGGTAATACCGGAGTACAAGAGGCTGGTCATATTCAGGCTTGGCAAGCTAGTTGCCATCAAGGGCCCCGGCCTGGTCTTCTTAGTACCGTTAATTGATAGAGGCGTGGAGGTGGACTTAAGGGAGTTCGTACTGGACATCCCGCCGCAGACCTGCATTACCAAGGACAACGCGCCAGTAGATGTCGATTTACTAATATACATGAAGATCTTCGAACCGCAGCTCGCCGTTACGGCAGTACAGAACTACCTCGCGGCTGCGACGGGGATAGCCGTTACAACGCTCAGAGCTATAATAGGTGACATGCAACTAGACGACGTCCTGGCCAGGAGGGAGTACATAAACTCAACCCTCAGAGCTAAGCTAGACGAGGTCACGGACAGGTGGGGTATTAAGGTTACCAGCGTGGAGATCAAGGAGATAAAGCCGCCGAGAGAAGTCCAGGAGGCGATGATCAAGCAGATGGCTGCCGAGAGAACCAAGAGGGCAATGATACTGGAAGCCGAAGGCAAGAGGACGTCGGCAATTCTCGAAGCGGAAGGGCAGAGAGAAGCCATGATTAAGAAAGGTGAAGGCGAAAAGCAGTACGAGATACTCGTGGCCGAGGGTAGGAAGACTGCGCTAGAGCTGATACAGGAGGCGGCTACGAAGCTCGGAACAAACGCGCTACTGCTACAGTACCTAGATGCCTTGAAGGCAGTTGCGCAGAGTCCTGCTACAAAAATAGTCATACCGTTAGAGCTACTAGCAGGTTTCAGTAAAGTGCTTGGAGCCGTTACCACACGTAGCGAAGAGAAGACCCAAGACTAACATAACCGGCGTGCGAGACGAGAACACATTTTTAGCTGTAAGTTCCTTAAACAAGTACGCGCTGGCGTGCCCAATTAAGACACCCCGGTTAAGATGTGGATCTTCGCACTCCAAATCAGGTTACTCTAAGCACTTCTGACTTTGAAGCATCTAAATAGTCTACCTCTCTAAGCACCTCGCACTCCGCTCTTAGCGCTTCGCACATACGCGTTATGGATTCTACCGCGTAGTCTCGCGAGGATCCAAGGTCGAAGAGGTCCAGAGGTCCTCTTCTACCACCGGTGGCAATAGCTTTAACTAGGGTACTCCTTTCTTCCTCGACGAATATGAGGGCTAAAGCTAGATAGTTGCCTGCCCTAATAAAATACTTCTCTCCAATAGCTATGGCAACTCCGGGTTTAGTGTTAAGTACCTCGATATACACGTTCGAAAACTCCCTTTCAGGCCTCAATAGGCTAATAACGCGGTCAAAAGAGGCATAAATGCGTGCTACGACGCCGTGCGCCAAAACCAATTTAAAACCCCCAGTAATACCAGGTAATCTAAGTATTAATTGGGTAAAAACGCTTTCGATATTGACACGTTAATGGGCTCTGGCCCCCTACCCGCCTTCAGGCGGGATATTCGGCTACAACTTAGTTAGTGTACGCGTGCAACCACTCATAAGTGTTCTGAAGGCTTAGTAGTGGGGCAGTCTAACGGACCACGTCTGTACGGGATGACCAATGCCGTTATGCACACGAACAGCATAACCTGCACTCACAGAGTAATCGTTAGTCATTAAAGGTTGTGCCTGATCGCTCTCGACGAGAGGAAGTAACAGTGAAAATAATGCTACGAGCAAGCATTAAAACGGTGTTAATATATGTGTTTTAGAGTAGCTCGAAACCGCGTTGAAAACGATCTCGGCGCCGTGAAAACTTGCCTACACTCTACTAAGCCCTTATAGCGACCTTGAAGTACTCGGGCTTTAGCGACTCTTCAAACGCTTCCCTGCCATCGTCCAGTTTGTAGACCCTGTCCAGCCTCGGTACTACTTTTCCGCCGACAAGTAGCTTCACGGCGTACTTGAATTCCCTGAAAGTACCGCACCTAGAGCACACTATTTCGGCTTCTTTCACCACCATCGAAGTCATATTAGCATGCGCCCCCGTCCCCGGTGTTGACTTCAAGTGTATTATGCCGCGTGGCTTAACGAGTCTAATAGCCGTATTTAACGCGTTGGGATCGCCGCTGACCTCAAACACGACGTCATACGTGGATTCCACGAGCTCGCTGGAATGCACAATTCCATCTACAAGGTCTTTAAAGTGCTTTGCCTTGACGCTGCCTTCCCTTACAACAAGCTCTACGTGCAGTTCGTAGAGCTTCTTGAGTGCCTGTACTACAAGCCACGCAAGGTTGCCCGTACCAATGACAGCGACTTTATCTCCAGGCTTAGGAGGTCTAAGCATTAGGGCCCTTAAAACGGCCGCTAGGGGCTCCACGAATATACCCATTTCTGGAGGCCCGGGATATACGTGCAACGCCTCTACTGGCGCTATAAAGTACTCTGCCATGCCACCATCAAGGTCTATTCCGAGGGTCTTCTTGCCCGTGCAGTGTGTGTAGAGTCCTAGCCTACAGTACTCGCACTTACCGCAAGGAAAGTTTATTTCGGGGACAACTCGTTTACCTTTAAGCTCTTCCGACCCCTCAACCACCACGCCTACAACTTCGTGTCCCGGTATTAATGGTGTTTTAAGTAACTTGTAGGTACCAGTATAGAATGCTTTGTCTGTGCCGCATATACCCACAAGCTCCGTCTTCACTAAAACCCAGCCTCGAGGCAGTACGGGTACACTTGTACCT
Proteins encoded in this region:
- a CDS encoding SPFH domain-containing protein, which translates into the protein MPFAELIVALIFAIIVLAIILSHIKVIPEYKRLVIFRLGKLVAIKGPGLVFLVPLIDRGVEVDLREFVLDIPPQTCITKDNAPVDVDLLIYMKIFEPQLAVTAVQNYLAAATGIAVTTLRAIIGDMQLDDVLARREYINSTLRAKLDEVTDRWGIKVTSVEIKEIKPPREVQEAMIKQMAAERTKRAMILEAEGKRTSAILEAEGQREAMIKKGEGEKQYEILVAEGRKTALELIQEAATKLGTNALLLQYLDALKAVAQSPATKIVIPLELLAGFSKVLGAVTTRSEEKTQD
- a CDS encoding DUF6054 family protein, translated to MVLAHGVVARIYASFDRVISLLRPEREFSNVYIEVLNTKPGVAIAIGEKYFIRAGNYLALALIFVEEERSTLVKAIATGGRRGPLDLFDLGSSRDYAVESITRMCEALRAECEVLREVDYLDASKSEVLRVT
- a CDS encoding alcohol dehydrogenase catalytic domain-containing protein, with translation MKAIVLYGPRKLEVTGTSVPVLPRGWVLVKTELVGICGTDKAFYTGTYKLLKTPLIPGHEVVGVVVEGSEELKGKRVVPEINFPCGKCEYCRLGLYTHCTGKKTLGIDLDGGMAEYFIAPVEALHVYPGPPEMGIFVEPLAAVLRALMLRPPKPGDKVAVIGTGNLAWLVVQALKKLYELHVELVVREGSVKAKHFKDLVDGIVHSSELVESTYDVVFEVSGDPNALNTAIRLVKPRGIIHLKSTPGTGAHANMTSMVVKEAEIVCSRCGTFREFKYAVKLLVGGKVVPRLDRVYKLDDGREAFEESLKPEYFKVAIRA